A window of the Burkholderia sp. 9120 genome harbors these coding sequences:
- the arsC gene encoding arsenate reductase (glutaredoxin) (This arsenate reductase requires both glutathione and glutaredoxin to convert arsenate to arsenite, after which the efflux transporter formed by ArsA and ArsB can extrude the arsenite from the cell, providing resistance.) encodes MIIIYHNPRCSKSRTACELLTSTYNVANEPTEIVEYLKQPLTVAQLKQLNAQLGCPVREMIRDTEAEYKELQLSDVALNDNELYEAMAKHPILLQRPIVVRDGRAVIGRPPENIASLFA; translated from the coding sequence ATGATCATCATCTACCACAATCCCCGTTGCTCAAAATCGCGTACTGCGTGCGAGTTGCTCACCAGTACCTACAACGTCGCAAACGAACCGACGGAAATTGTCGAGTATCTGAAGCAACCGCTCACCGTCGCTCAACTCAAGCAGTTGAACGCCCAGCTAGGCTGCCCGGTTCGCGAGATGATTCGAGACACGGAAGCCGAATATAAAGAACTCCAACTCTCCGACGTCGCGCTAAATGACAACGAGTTATACGAAGCAATGGCCAAGCATCCCATCCTGCTGCAACGGCCGATTGTCGTGCGAGATGGCCGCGCGGTGATCGGCCGTCCGCCAGAAAACATCGCGTCGCTCTTCGCCTGA
- a CDS encoding replication initiation protein, whose translation MATKRAKKTDVVSPSSAELRKAVEAIAIQPKSGKITLLTRKLFNVLLAVAQQADESGDTYRALLSDIVANSAFDSNDTALVKEHLRRMVSVQVEWSTGTSSQKPGRKWGISTLIADAEILEDPTTRRVWVEFSFAPKIKKKLLDPVQYARLSLQFQSQLRSSAGLALYEICVRYLTNPSHLTMRETWEWWRPILSGTPDTEAGDEAKREYKYFKRDYLRPAIAEVNAVTNIFVELIEHREGRRVAEIQFRVTERKQPMLALDEHPNVFDSTLVDRMVKIGIPLKEAQTLYADSEENRIRAALQMTEQRMRSTSLPAVRSAPALFKDALKKGYAPPVEALPSGSGGKAAVAPADDLKARLLGEYSAHRRKEAYELYNEQGESERDIARQSFEEDELPGLGTHMRDDWRRRGLDSKIVETAFFDWLARKTWGEPTDGDLLAFTLSQSRAA comes from the coding sequence ATGGCCACGAAGCGCGCGAAGAAGACCGATGTAGTCAGCCCGAGCTCGGCCGAATTGCGCAAAGCCGTCGAGGCGATCGCGATTCAGCCCAAAAGCGGCAAAATCACCCTCCTGACCCGTAAGCTGTTCAACGTGCTGCTCGCCGTCGCTCAGCAAGCGGACGAGTCGGGCGACACGTATCGGGCCTTGCTGTCCGACATCGTCGCCAATTCGGCATTCGATTCCAACGACACGGCACTCGTCAAAGAGCATCTGCGGCGCATGGTGTCGGTGCAGGTTGAGTGGAGCACTGGCACCTCCAGCCAGAAGCCGGGGCGCAAGTGGGGTATCTCCACGCTGATCGCCGACGCGGAAATTCTCGAAGATCCCACCACACGCCGCGTTTGGGTTGAGTTTTCGTTCGCGCCGAAGATCAAGAAAAAGCTGCTGGATCCAGTTCAGTACGCCCGGCTGAGCCTGCAGTTCCAGAGCCAGTTGCGCAGTAGCGCGGGCTTGGCGCTCTATGAAATTTGCGTGCGCTATCTGACCAACCCGAGTCATCTGACCATGCGCGAGACTTGGGAATGGTGGCGCCCTATCCTCTCCGGTACGCCGGATACGGAAGCGGGTGATGAGGCGAAGCGCGAGTACAAGTATTTCAAGCGCGATTACCTGCGCCCGGCGATCGCCGAGGTCAACGCCGTCACGAACATCTTCGTCGAATTGATCGAACACCGGGAAGGACGACGCGTTGCCGAAATCCAGTTCCGCGTGACTGAACGCAAGCAGCCCATGCTTGCGCTCGACGAACATCCGAACGTGTTCGACAGCACCTTGGTCGACCGGATGGTGAAGATCGGCATTCCGCTGAAAGAAGCGCAGACGTTGTATGCCGACAGCGAGGAAAACCGGATTCGCGCCGCGTTGCAAATGACGGAGCAACGCATGCGCAGCACGTCGTTGCCGGCCGTGCGCAGTGCGCCGGCGCTGTTCAAAGACGCGTTGAAGAAGGGTTATGCGCCGCCGGTCGAAGCGCTGCCTTCCGGTTCCGGTGGCAAGGCGGCAGTGGCACCGGCCGACGATCTCAAGGCCCGTCTGCTCGGCGAATATTCGGCGCATCGTCGCAAGGAAGCGTACGAGTTGTACAACGAGCAAGGTGAGTCGGAACGGGATATCGCGCGGCAGTCGTTTGAAGAAGACGAATTGCCGGGCCTGGGCACTCACATGCGCGACGACTGGCGTCGTCGCGGGCTGGATTCGAAGATTGTCGAGACGGCATTCTTCGATTGGCTGGCTCGCAAGACCTGGGGTGAGCCGACCGATGGTGACCTGCTTGCCTTCACGCTGAGCCAATCGCGCGCGGCGTAA
- a CDS encoding gluconate:H+ symporter yields the protein MHLTTTLAPWSSHDTQLILSCVLGLALIIIFISVLKLAPFLSILVGTFAAGFAAGLPLEAVASAFSKGAGALLGDVGIIIALGAMLGALMAESGAADRLVSTILKHSTPRTLPWMMALVALIIGLPLFFEVGLVMMVPIIFVMARRSQQPILRIAIPALAGMTTLHALLPPHPGPLIAVSALHADLGLTLGLGLIVAIPAVILAGPLYGIWLSKRMHVAEPEEMGKLFTAQQDTTEPPGFAISLITILLPVVLMLGRTVAKLLLHPETFLFDALNFLGEPLIALGLTVLFAVVALGWSRGMARDRVGGILRKSLPPIAALLLTIGAGGGLKQALVVAGISTTIGKIAVGAHMPLILLAWLIAVALRQATGSATVATTTTAGIVAPVVAGLSATHNSLMALAIGAGSVFFCHVNDAGFWMVREYFGLQLKQTVLVWSVLQTIVSVVGLALTLVLWGVLT from the coding sequence GTGCATCTGACGACAACACTCGCGCCGTGGTCATCCCACGACACCCAACTGATTCTGTCGTGCGTGCTCGGGCTCGCACTCATTATCATTTTCATCAGCGTGCTGAAGCTTGCGCCGTTCCTGTCGATTCTGGTCGGCACGTTCGCCGCCGGTTTTGCCGCGGGACTGCCGCTCGAGGCCGTCGCCAGTGCTTTCAGCAAAGGCGCGGGTGCGTTGCTCGGCGACGTCGGCATCATCATCGCGCTGGGGGCCATGCTCGGTGCGCTGATGGCCGAATCGGGCGCGGCCGACCGGCTCGTCTCGACCATCCTCAAACATTCGACGCCGCGCACGCTGCCATGGATGATGGCGCTCGTCGCGCTGATCATCGGCTTGCCGCTCTTCTTCGAAGTCGGCCTCGTGATGATGGTGCCGATCATCTTCGTGATGGCGCGCCGCTCGCAACAACCCATCTTGCGTATCGCGATTCCTGCGCTGGCCGGCATGACCACGCTGCACGCATTGCTGCCGCCGCACCCGGGTCCGTTGATCGCGGTCAGCGCGCTGCATGCCGATCTCGGTCTGACGCTCGGCCTCGGCCTGATCGTCGCGATTCCGGCAGTGATTCTCGCGGGTCCGCTTTACGGTATCTGGCTGTCGAAGCGGATGCATGTCGCCGAGCCCGAAGAAATGGGCAAGCTGTTCACCGCGCAACAAGACACCACCGAGCCGCCGGGTTTCGCGATCTCGCTGATCACGATTCTGTTGCCCGTCGTATTGATGTTGGGACGCACGGTCGCGAAGCTGCTGCTTCACCCCGAAACCTTCCTGTTCGACGCGCTGAATTTCCTGGGCGAGCCGTTGATCGCGCTCGGCCTCACCGTGCTGTTCGCGGTGGTCGCATTGGGCTGGTCGCGTGGCATGGCGCGCGATCGCGTCGGCGGCATTCTGCGCAAAAGCTTGCCGCCGATCGCCGCGCTGCTGCTGACCATCGGCGCGGGCGGCGGACTCAAGCAGGCGCTCGTCGTCGCCGGCATCAGCACGACGATCGGCAAGATCGCGGTCGGCGCGCACATGCCGCTGATTCTGCTGGCGTGGCTCATCGCGGTGGCGCTGCGCCAGGCGACGGGTTCGGCAACCGTCGCCACCACGACGACTGCGGGGATCGTCGCACCGGTCGTCGCGGGTCTCAGCGCGACGCACAATTCGCTGATGGCGCTCGCGATCGGCGCAGGCTCAGTGTTCTTCTGCCACGTGAACGACGCCGGCTTCTGGATGGTGCGCGAGTATTTTGGCTTGCAATTGAAGCAGACGGTGCTCGTCTGGTCGGTCCTGCAAACGATCGTCTCCGTGGTTGGCCTTGCACTCACGCTCGTGCTGTGGGGCGTCCTGACGTGA
- a CDS encoding zf-HC2 domain-containing protein produces the protein MGKCKNITRLLSDALDRRLTTGEWVAIRLHLPTCSGCRNYRKQIRLLRVAARSMSGIATPGATSGDD, from the coding sequence ATGGGGAAATGTAAAAACATCACGCGCTTGTTGTCGGATGCGCTGGATCGCCGTTTGACAACGGGGGAATGGGTCGCCATCCGGCTGCATCTGCCGACCTGCAGCGGCTGCCGCAACTACCGCAAGCAGATCCGTTTGCTGCGCGTGGCCGCGCGGTCGATGAGCGGGATCGCAACGCCGGGCGCGACGAGCGGGGACGACTGA
- a CDS encoding DUF1272 domain-containing protein → MLELRPSCEGCGKSLPPNAPDAMICTYECTFCEVCALSTLRNVCPNCGGNFQHRPIRTRAQLQKHPARIEPFPISIDEAAHAGYFERYRNTPPTER, encoded by the coding sequence ATGCTTGAATTGAGACCTTCCTGCGAAGGCTGCGGCAAGTCACTGCCGCCGAACGCGCCCGACGCGATGATCTGCACTTACGAATGCACGTTCTGCGAGGTTTGCGCGCTCAGCACGCTGCGTAACGTGTGTCCGAATTGCGGCGGCAATTTCCAGCATCGGCCGATACGCACGCGTGCGCAGCTCCAGAAACATCCTGCGCGTATCGAACCGTTTCCCATCTCGATCGACGAGGCGGCGCACGCAGGTTATTTCGAGCGTTATCGGAACACACCGCCGACCGAGCGGTGA
- a CDS encoding ParB/RepB/Spo0J family partition protein, producing MKPSQFAKGFQARPDTTSSEKRTALDRLNAIDGLVKNGPKGSEVPSRPMSSVMPQSVVEVDTVDSADESAAYRTWRLEHGYRPGQVIDLALKTIKPSPFNPRHFYLKSSIAELAVNLAKQGQQQAIHVIPDYDNPGTYFVSDGGRRVRALKEANKESVKAIVIDLPIGIQSYKLGYDLNVQRDSQTVFDNAVVWKRFLDDRHFQSQKELAEHLGLDESTVAVALSVAKLPEVVMHEMVARPDRFGSNMAYQVGRYHTARGADATLRLINKILSDDLSTRQVADIVKGRASAQESTKPAGRQRYAQRLEIKLEGVSVGDLKSYGDDRIELRLKGLTREKRDDILRQIEKMLK from the coding sequence ATGAAACCCTCCCAATTCGCCAAAGGCTTTCAAGCACGTCCTGATACGACCAGCAGCGAGAAGCGAACCGCGCTCGATCGTCTGAATGCCATCGACGGTCTGGTCAAGAACGGCCCGAAGGGCAGTGAAGTACCGAGCCGTCCGATGTCATCCGTCATGCCGCAAAGCGTCGTGGAAGTCGACACGGTCGACTCCGCCGATGAATCGGCGGCCTACCGCACGTGGCGGCTCGAGCATGGTTATCGGCCGGGCCAGGTGATCGACCTCGCGCTCAAGACGATCAAACCGAGCCCGTTCAATCCGCGGCACTTCTATCTGAAGTCGTCGATTGCCGAGCTCGCCGTGAATCTGGCGAAGCAGGGACAGCAGCAAGCGATCCACGTCATTCCCGATTACGACAATCCCGGTACCTACTTCGTCAGTGACGGTGGCCGGCGCGTACGTGCGCTGAAAGAAGCGAACAAGGAATCGGTGAAGGCGATCGTCATCGATCTGCCGATCGGTATTCAGAGCTACAAGCTCGGCTACGACCTCAACGTCCAACGCGATTCACAAACGGTGTTCGACAACGCCGTTGTCTGGAAACGCTTTCTCGACGACCGGCATTTTCAAAGCCAGAAGGAGCTTGCCGAACATCTTGGTCTGGACGAATCGACCGTCGCGGTCGCCCTGTCGGTCGCCAAGTTGCCGGAGGTCGTCATGCATGAGATGGTCGCGCGCCCGGACCGCTTCGGCTCGAACATGGCGTATCAGGTCGGCCGATACCATACGGCCCGCGGCGCCGATGCGACGCTGCGCCTGATCAACAAAATCCTCTCCGACGATCTGAGCACGCGGCAAGTTGCGGATATCGTCAAAGGTCGGGCAAGCGCGCAGGAAAGCACCAAGCCGGCTGGCCGGCAGCGCTACGCGCAGCGCCTCGAGATCAAACTCGAAGGTGTCTCGGTCGGCGATCTCAAATCGTACGGGGATGATCGAATCGAACTGCGCCTGAAAGGGCTCACGCGTGAAAAACGTGACGACATCCTTCGGCAGATTGAGAAGATGTTGAAGTAA
- the parA gene encoding ParA family partition ATPase, which produces MAAEIIAVTQQKGGVGKSTIAMHLGAAFHEKGKRVLVVDADGQNTLIHWASASSDGDTGIPFPVVNLSEAGSQIHREIKKFVSDYDIIVVDCPPSITEKVSGVVLLAASVAVIPTSSSPADYWSSIGLVKLVQQAQVMNEDLRAVFLLNKTEEKRMLTRELKRALEELGFPLLKTQIPTREAYKQAMALGQTVLQMNDRGAKLAAIEVRACANEIAALLP; this is translated from the coding sequence TTGGCAGCAGAAATCATCGCGGTAACTCAGCAGAAGGGTGGGGTCGGGAAGAGCACAATCGCGATGCACCTCGGCGCTGCGTTTCATGAGAAAGGCAAACGCGTCCTCGTCGTAGACGCAGATGGTCAAAACACCCTCATCCACTGGGCCAGCGCATCATCGGACGGCGACACCGGCATCCCATTCCCGGTCGTCAACCTGTCCGAAGCCGGTAGCCAGATCCATCGCGAGATCAAGAAATTCGTCTCTGACTACGACATCATCGTGGTCGACTGCCCGCCCTCCATCACAGAGAAAGTGTCCGGCGTCGTGCTGTTGGCAGCGAGTGTCGCGGTGATTCCCACCTCGTCATCGCCGGCGGACTACTGGTCGAGCATCGGCTTGGTGAAACTCGTTCAGCAGGCTCAAGTCATGAACGAAGACCTGCGCGCCGTCTTTCTGCTCAATAAGACCGAAGAGAAACGGATGCTCACGCGCGAACTGAAGCGCGCGCTGGAAGAACTCGGATTCCCGCTGTTGAAGACCCAGATCCCGACGCGCGAAGCCTACAAGCAGGCCATGGCGTTGGGACAGACAGTCCTTCAGATGAACGATCGCGGCGCCAAGCTCGCCGCCATCGAGGTACGGGCGTGCGCCAACGAGATCGCCGCCCTGCTCCCGTGA